In Leptospira sp. WS58.C1, a single genomic region encodes these proteins:
- the nadB gene encoding L-aspartate oxidase translates to MPRIKTDFLVIGSGITGLFQALKLSHVGQTVIVTKKSDYESNTNYAQGGIASVFDQGDKFEDHVQDTLESGAGLCDPEAVRVLVEEGPPLVKELLEYGVPFNLNQEGEFDLHREGGHGTNRIVHAHDRTGHEIEKTLLQIVKQNQNIRILEYHTVVDLITPHHLKKKGLICFGAYVLSSHTGEIIPILAKKTIIASGGSGQVYSHTTNPKIATGDGVACAYRAGAEIRNMEFYQFHPTSLYHEKGDSFLISEAVRGKGAVLLSMDGEPFMKKYHPMADLATRDIVARAIDAEMKKSGDPHVWLDISHKPAAEIKEAFPSIYAKCLELGIDITTDPIPVVPAAHFMCGGIATDLWGKTRIENLFAAGEAACTGVHGGNRLASNSLLECLVFSNRIAEEIRKNPPNFLAEHDQIPAWDKEGLVNTEEWVLISHDLSEIKNTMSNYVGIVRSNLRLERAKRRMDLIYAEVRDYYNRTIVTNPLLELRNLVLVAELIIRSALARHESRGLHYSTDYPENRSPSRHDTILINDLVHGDLQAPL, encoded by the coding sequence ATGCCAAGAATTAAAACCGATTTTTTAGTCATCGGGAGCGGTATTACCGGTCTTTTCCAAGCGTTAAAACTTTCTCATGTCGGCCAAACTGTGATCGTGACCAAGAAGTCGGATTACGAGTCAAATACCAATTACGCCCAAGGCGGGATCGCCTCGGTTTTCGATCAGGGAGACAAATTCGAAGACCATGTACAAGACACTTTGGAATCAGGTGCCGGTCTCTGTGATCCGGAAGCAGTCCGGGTTTTGGTAGAAGAAGGTCCGCCTCTGGTAAAAGAACTCTTAGAATATGGGGTCCCATTCAATCTAAACCAAGAGGGCGAATTCGATCTACATAGGGAAGGCGGGCATGGGACAAATCGTATCGTCCATGCACACGATAGGACCGGCCATGAGATCGAAAAGACACTCCTCCAAATCGTAAAACAAAACCAAAACATTAGAATATTAGAATATCATACTGTTGTAGATCTTATTACCCCCCACCATCTCAAAAAAAAAGGTCTGATCTGTTTCGGAGCCTACGTTCTTTCCAGTCATACGGGAGAGATCATCCCTATTCTTGCTAAAAAAACGATCATAGCAAGTGGCGGCTCCGGACAAGTTTATTCTCATACTACAAATCCAAAGATCGCAACCGGAGACGGAGTTGCTTGCGCCTATCGCGCCGGAGCGGAGATCAGGAATATGGAATTTTATCAGTTCCACCCTACTTCTCTTTATCATGAAAAAGGAGATTCATTTCTAATTTCCGAGGCAGTACGGGGAAAAGGTGCCGTATTATTGAGCATGGACGGAGAACCGTTCATGAAAAAATATCACCCCATGGCGGATCTTGCCACGCGAGATATAGTCGCAAGAGCGATAGATGCGGAAATGAAGAAGTCCGGAGATCCTCACGTTTGGTTGGATATCTCGCATAAACCCGCGGCGGAAATTAAAGAAGCCTTCCCTTCCATTTATGCAAAATGTCTTGAGTTAGGAATCGACATCACTACGGATCCGATCCCAGTCGTACCGGCAGCCCACTTCATGTGCGGGGGAATCGCAACGGATCTTTGGGGAAAGACCAGAATAGAAAATCTTTTCGCAGCGGGAGAAGCTGCATGTACGGGAGTTCACGGTGGAAACCGTTTAGCATCCAATAGTTTATTGGAATGTCTTGTATTCTCTAATCGGATCGCAGAAGAGATCCGCAAAAATCCGCCAAACTTCCTAGCGGAACATGATCAAATCCCAGCTTGGGACAAAGAAGGTCTGGTTAATACGGAAGAATGGGTATTAATTTCCCATGATCTTTCGGAGATCAAAAACACGATGTCCAATTATGTTGGAATAGTTCGCTCCAATCTTCGTCTGGAAAGAGCAAAAAGAAGAATGGACCTGATTTATGCGGAAGTCAGAGACTATTACAACAGGACGATAGTTACGAATCCTTTGTTAGAACTTCGCAATTTAGTTTTGGTAGCCGAATTAATTATCCGTTCCGCACTTGCCAGACATGAAAGTAGAGGCCTTCATTATTCGACCGATTATCCGGAGAACAGATCCCCATCCAGACATGATACAATTCTGATCAACGATTTGGTTCATGGAGATCTTCAGGCTCCGTTATGA
- the lsa25 gene encoding surface adhesin Lsa25: protein MRRVFYIIRSLFTLFAFCIFAIGCEENLDRSPYGFSEEEDNDLIAGAIFFQSFTNNGDGTTTDSTSGLMWKTCSQGQVFSGDATNFGCRGGSGTLANPSSFGATELQYCSVDLHSCNTLGIPQTLTNVSPIGISGSSEAYDSCATDTTGGHTDWRVASFLELKYLSSNSRNFMLLKFPDTIESFYWSSTANEQDVAGKTARAVSFSRDRFGEDESYSKTSRYFVRCVR from the coding sequence ATGAGAAGAGTATTTTATATAATAAGATCATTATTTACCTTATTCGCGTTTTGTATATTCGCGATTGGTTGTGAGGAAAACTTGGATCGTAGTCCTTACGGATTTAGTGAAGAGGAAGATAACGATCTGATAGCCGGGGCGATTTTTTTCCAAAGTTTTACGAACAATGGTGATGGTACGACGACGGACAGCACAAGCGGTTTGATGTGGAAGACTTGTAGCCAAGGTCAGGTATTCAGCGGAGATGCAACGAACTTCGGTTGTAGAGGAGGTAGCGGAACGTTAGCCAATCCTAGTTCTTTTGGAGCAACGGAATTACAGTATTGTAGCGTAGATCTACATTCTTGTAATACGCTTGGAATCCCTCAAACGCTAACGAACGTATCACCGATCGGAATATCAGGTAGTTCGGAAGCGTATGATTCGTGTGCGACTGATACCACGGGAGGTCATACGGACTGGCGAGTAGCTAGTTTCTTGGAATTAAAATATTTAAGTTCGAATAGCCGTAACTTCATGCTATTAAAATTCCCAGATACGATAGAGTCTTTCTATTGGAGTTCCACAGCGAACGAGCAGGATGTAGCGGGTAAAACAGCTAGAGCGGTATCGTTTTCACGAGACAGATTCGGTGAAGACGAGTCTTACAGCAAGACCAGCAGATATTTCGTTCGCTGCGTGAGGTAG
- the miaA gene encoding tRNA (adenosine(37)-N6)-dimethylallyltransferase MiaA — protein sequence MIITAPTGAGKTALVRELDPSRFEIISFDSRQIYKELSIGTAAPSPEDCEKIPHHLVSFLSPSETIDAAKFVTKAEEALDDILSKGKIPVLTAGTGFYLNAFLFGMFPVPKITEEVRVKVESLSMEERIQELRKLDPKALQKIFPNDNYRYGRALEVNWMGTIWSELKVEEGSGALISRNLNILGAFFLDLDRKELYERIDSRAKKMIESGMAEEAKRVADKYGEDCPGLQSLGYNFALENIKGTSNLETFFGNLSQSHRNYAKRQITWFRKQKILEPIHPKEAYEKIKKI from the coding sequence CTGATCATCACCGCTCCCACCGGGGCCGGAAAAACGGCTCTGGTGAGAGAACTGGACCCTTCTCGTTTTGAAATTATTTCCTTCGATTCTAGACAGATCTACAAAGAATTAAGTATTGGGACCGCAGCTCCCAGTCCGGAAGACTGCGAAAAAATCCCCCATCATCTGGTTTCCTTTCTTTCTCCTTCCGAAACCATAGACGCGGCAAAATTTGTAACAAAGGCAGAAGAAGCTCTGGATGATATCCTTTCCAAGGGGAAAATCCCTGTTTTAACCGCAGGAACAGGATTCTATTTGAATGCATTTTTGTTCGGAATGTTTCCCGTTCCGAAAATCACCGAAGAAGTAAGAGTGAAAGTGGAATCCCTAAGCATGGAAGAACGGATCCAAGAACTCCGAAAACTGGACCCAAAAGCTCTACAAAAAATCTTTCCGAACGATAACTACAGATACGGAAGAGCATTGGAAGTGAATTGGATGGGAACCATTTGGTCCGAACTGAAAGTGGAGGAGGGTAGCGGTGCCTTAATTTCCAGAAATTTGAATATACTCGGGGCCTTCTTCTTGGATCTGGACCGAAAAGAATTGTACGAAAGGATCGATTCCAGAGCCAAAAAAATGATAGAATCCGGAATGGCGGAAGAAGCGAAACGGGTCGCAGATAAATACGGGGAAGATTGTCCGGGGCTTCAGTCCTTAGGTTATAATTTCGCGCTTGAAAATATTAAAGGAACGTCCAATCTTGAGACATTCTTTGGGAATTTAAGCCAGTCCCATAGGAACTACGCCAAACGTCAGATTACTTGGTTTCGAAAGCAAAAAATATTGGAACCGATCCATCCGAAAGAAGCGTACGAAAAGATAAAAAAAATATAA
- a CDS encoding S41 family peptidase: MKSLRSFSLSFLSVILCTSIFFCQPSSGNSKTTADFTLKDFDSVVKTVEGNYIDKNIDKNRAYKDAAVFALLSLPHGLYLYPESYFTDREKYEEADDIFPGKSFKLSPEDKFVLFDPDYKEVEKIRDKKLKEEANKPKLSNDEVLKLVEREKVRKKVLTAKWEQTNFSKKDFDRILAYLEKNLQNYTTPPLKDPFGEEDPKEKEPFSIKDVYLAAANGYLSSLDPHSQVFLKAAWEESMAKIEDGSFEGIGAILSGGGNKEVIVENPLEGRPAVNAGVRAGDVILAVDGKSTKGMLLDKVVERIKGKKGSKVVLTIRRKGVAGTLTIEVIRDTIEIRNIASKLIDNHPYIGYIKLTGFVKSDPSVDKEFVQHFKELEKQSTAKGTKLKALVLDLRNNPGGYLDLAIDLADMFVTNGLIVSVKSPNRSPEDSNAGKKDLTDLPVAVLINAKSASASEIVASALKHHGRGLILGERSFGKATVQKLQELRGNGAYYIKLTQSRYYAPSGNTIQVVGVKPDVEVSSEEDGSFPFHYREENMWNHLPELPSSAEEKSHFDVKKLEAYVKANGQAEKFIQEHKNDPIKPDFQLIRSIDYVEALLNTGTKRK, from the coding sequence TTGAAAAGCTTGAGATCCTTCTCCTTATCCTTTCTCTCCGTTATCTTATGTACGAGCATCTTCTTCTGCCAACCTTCTTCCGGAAATTCCAAGACCACGGCAGATTTCACTCTCAAAGATTTTGACAGCGTAGTCAAGACCGTTGAGGGAAACTATATAGATAAAAATATAGATAAAAACCGCGCCTACAAGGACGCAGCGGTTTTTGCACTTCTATCTTTGCCTCATGGCCTCTATCTGTATCCGGAAAGTTATTTTACCGATCGAGAAAAATACGAAGAAGCGGATGATATTTTTCCGGGCAAATCTTTCAAACTTTCTCCGGAAGATAAATTCGTTCTATTCGATCCGGACTATAAAGAAGTAGAGAAGATCCGGGATAAAAAACTGAAAGAAGAGGCAAACAAACCTAAACTTTCCAATGACGAGGTCCTTAAGCTTGTAGAAAGGGAGAAGGTCCGCAAAAAAGTGCTCACGGCTAAGTGGGAACAGACTAACTTTTCTAAAAAAGACTTCGATCGTATCCTCGCATACCTAGAAAAAAATTTACAGAACTACACCACTCCTCCGCTTAAAGATCCGTTCGGAGAGGAAGACCCTAAAGAAAAGGAACCTTTCAGCATCAAGGACGTGTATCTAGCTGCTGCAAACGGTTATCTTTCTTCTTTAGATCCTCATAGCCAAGTATTCTTAAAAGCCGCCTGGGAAGAATCCATGGCAAAGATCGAAGACGGAAGTTTCGAAGGGATCGGTGCGATCTTAAGCGGTGGCGGCAATAAGGAAGTGATCGTAGAAAACCCCTTGGAAGGAAGACCTGCAGTTAACGCAGGTGTCCGTGCAGGTGATGTGATCCTAGCTGTGGACGGTAAGTCCACAAAAGGAATGTTACTCGACAAAGTGGTCGAAAGGATCAAAGGAAAAAAAGGATCCAAAGTAGTTTTAACTATTCGCAGAAAAGGGGTGGCAGGAACTCTAACGATCGAAGTCATTCGTGATACGATCGAGATACGAAATATCGCAAGCAAGTTGATCGACAATCATCCTTATATCGGTTACATCAAACTAACAGGTTTCGTAAAATCGGATCCTTCCGTTGATAAGGAATTCGTTCAACATTTCAAAGAATTGGAAAAACAATCCACTGCCAAAGGAACCAAACTGAAAGCTTTGGTTCTAGATCTAAGAAATAACCCGGGAGGTTATTTGGATCTGGCAATCGATCTTGCGGATATGTTTGTGACCAACGGACTCATCGTTTCCGTAAAAAGCCCGAACAGAAGCCCGGAAGATTCGAATGCAGGTAAAAAAGATCTGACCGATCTACCTGTAGCAGTACTGATCAATGCAAAATCCGCTTCCGCTTCCGAGATTGTAGCTTCCGCTTTAAAACACCATGGACGCGGTTTAATTCTGGGAGAAAGATCTTTTGGAAAAGCAACCGTTCAAAAGTTGCAAGAGTTAAGAGGAAACGGAGCTTACTATATCAAACTAACTCAGTCCAGATATTATGCGCCATCCGGAAATACGATCCAAGTTGTCGGAGTCAAACCAGATGTGGAAGTCTCTTCCGAAGAAGACGGCAGTTTCCCATTCCATTATCGCGAAGAGAATATGTGGAATCACCTGCCGGAACTACCTTCTTCCGCAGAGGAAAAAAGCCATTTCGACGTGAAAAAACTGGAGGCTTACGTAAAAGCAAACGGTCAAGCGGAGAAGTTCATCCAAGAACATAAGAACGATCCGATCAAACCTGATTTCCAGCTGATCCGCTCCATAGATTACGTAGAAGCACTTCTAAACACGGGAACAAAACGTAAATGA
- a CDS encoding pyridoxine 5'-phosphate synthase gives MVHLSVNVNKIATLRNSRGGNHPDLIYLSKLIVESGAHGITVHPREDERHIKKKDVFDLREFLALYNRDKKKKIEYNMEGEPSSRFLDLVLEAKPDQATLVPVTPGEITSDHGFDLKKDSSELKTYIQKIQNAGIRVSIFMETDLENLKLVKDTGADRVEFYTGPYAHAFDHSPEQGKLVFESFKKAAEFLQSEKIGINAGHDLDHFNLPLFSHLPGLEEVSIGHRLMSYALEVGLAASVKEYLKALS, from the coding sequence ATGGTCCATCTGAGCGTAAATGTAAACAAAATTGCTACTTTAAGAAACTCCAGAGGGGGAAACCATCCGGACCTGATCTATTTATCTAAACTGATCGTAGAATCCGGCGCTCACGGAATTACGGTCCACCCGAGAGAAGACGAAAGGCATATCAAGAAGAAGGACGTATTCGATCTCAGGGAGTTCCTTGCGCTCTACAATCGGGATAAAAAGAAGAAGATAGAATACAATATGGAAGGAGAACCTTCCTCCCGGTTTTTAGATCTTGTTCTGGAAGCAAAACCGGACCAGGCCACGTTAGTACCGGTAACTCCGGGAGAGATCACTTCCGATCACGGTTTCGATCTCAAAAAGGATTCCTCTGAACTGAAAACGTACATCCAAAAGATCCAAAATGCAGGCATCCGGGTTTCTATCTTTATGGAAACGGATTTAGAAAATCTTAAATTAGTAAAAGATACCGGAGCAGACAGGGTAGAATTTTATACGGGGCCTTATGCACATGCATTCGATCATTCTCCGGAACAAGGTAAATTGGTTTTCGAATCTTTCAAAAAAGCCGCCGAGTTCCTACAAAGTGAGAAAATCGGGATCAATGCAGGCCATGACCTGGATCATTTCAATCTTCCTCTTTTCTCTCACCTCCCCGGCCTAGAAGAAGTTTCCATCGGCCACAGACTCATGTCATACGCGCTCGAAGTCGGTTTAGCAGCCTCAGTGAAAGAATATTTAAAGGCGCTAAGTTAA
- the hfq gene encoding RNA chaperone Hfq — protein sequence MSAKNNIQDQLLNTARKEKLELTIYLLNGVPLKGKVVSFDNFTIVLEQENKQSLVYKHAISTIIPSKVIKLYTEEAAKEAPSA from the coding sequence ATGTCTGCTAAAAATAATATACAGGACCAACTACTCAATACGGCTAGAAAAGAAAAACTGGAATTGACCATCTATCTTTTAAACGGAGTTCCTTTAAAAGGGAAAGTGGTAAGTTTCGATAATTTTACGATAGTCCTTGAGCAGGAAAACAAGCAGAGTTTGGTGTACAAACACGCGATCTCGACGATCATTCCTTCCAAAGTAATCAAACTTTATACAGAAGAAGCCGCTAAAGAAGCTCCTTCCGCCTAA
- a CDS encoding TIGR02300 family protein: protein MATAKKTAKKKAAPKSKTPVKKSAPKKKTPPAKKKEAPSASKPAGTKKSSASKSSLNPLGKKFTCHTCGTKFYDLNKEVKICPKCGADQSKRPPSKSRVRAARVEEEEFPEENLDYDAEVGFEEEEGIVEEPLEEEEDEEEEEE, encoded by the coding sequence ATGGCAACAGCTAAGAAAACGGCTAAGAAAAAAGCTGCACCGAAGTCCAAAACTCCGGTGAAAAAAAGCGCCCCTAAGAAGAAAACTCCTCCGGCAAAAAAGAAGGAAGCCCCTAGTGCAAGCAAACCAGCAGGCACTAAAAAGTCTTCGGCTTCTAAATCTTCCCTCAATCCTCTGGGCAAAAAGTTCACCTGTCATACTTGTGGAACCAAATTCTACGATCTAAACAAAGAAGTAAAAATCTGCCCTAAATGTGGAGCCGATCAAAGTAAACGTCCTCCTTCTAAATCAAGGGTCCGAGCGGCCAGAGTCGAAGAAGAAGAGTTTCCGGAAGAAAACTTAGATTACGATGCCGAAGTAGGTTTCGAAGAAGAAGAAGGTATTGTGGAAGAACCTCTGGAAGAGGAAGAAGACGAGGAAGAGGAGGAGGAATAG